GGTTGTGGCCATCTCTCCTTAGTCCTCCCCTTCCAACCTCCGTCTCTTTCTTTCGCCTATCTAGTTGTGACTAGAAGCCGCAACCAAAGTAGGGAAAAGGAGGGGTAAGGGATGGTGAGGGAAGGGAGGCAAATAAGAGGAAAAGGGCCAAGGAGGAGAGAGGAAGGGAGGGGTAGCGATAGTAGTGGTGATAAAGGAGGGAGGAGGCTAGTGAtgtgaaagaagaaaaaatgataaaatttatttttatttttgtattttagaTGTGCatttttgaaattgtttttgaAATTTGTTACTGTAAATTGCACAAACAAAAaccatttgtgaagaaaaagggtAACTTGAATAGAGCcttaatttttttctatttcttttttttatatatttattgttGTAAGGTTTGGAGTTTGACTTAAATTAAAATACATATGACGTAGTTGTGCAATGTTATTTATTGTTGTAAGGTTTAGAGTTTgacttaaattaaaaaaaacataTGACGTAGTTGTGCAATTTTATTTATTGTTGTATTGTTTAGAGTTTGACTTAAATTAAGAAACGTATGACGCATTTATGCACCTGCAGTACTGCCTTCCTATAATTGTAGGaggattttttgttttcttcaagCAACATGAAAACTGATGGAACTTGATGTAGATAAGTTTTACCCTCGTAATCTCCGCTATTTATTGTTATACCACTGCTTAATGTCACATTTGAGACCAAAATCCGATAGCACTTGCAAATCAGTGTATGCGTTTGCAAGGATAGCAGCggattagggttttaattatCAATTTCTCATTGCCAAACCATCTCGCGGGTTCAAGTTGTCCATTGAGTATCCTCTATCCATTAAGgtcaatagtaaaaaaaaaaaaaattaattaattaattaatttttatcgAACTAAAATCAACATATACATTATGTTAAATTAACACACTGCATCGAGTTTCAAACTTGGGCAACACCATAAAGCTTGCATGAGAAAAAATGGATATTTAGTGAAGGTTTGAATCAATATTTCTCTGTTTTTAATCATAATTGTCTTCATTTATGGCATCGGGTATTGGATGTCGGGGTTTTAGGATTCTCTTATCAAATTTTATCAAGTTACTAGGAGGTAACTCTTCATCATCAATATCCATTCCCAATAGATAAACGATGAATCACCAAATCAAACTAATCATCAAGTTGTCTAAtccaatattttttattttgaggaACATTTGAATGCTTGTGTCTTTCATGCATCACTTGCCTTCACTAGTTGTATTTTGAAaatccaaatcatgcatttttttcattttttatttggatagaaaaaaaaaatcaagcatTAGGTATTAGTATGAAATTAGGCAATGTCAACTCACACTTTTGATTCCTCTACCACTCATGGCATCTGAATTTAGTTATAGAACAATTCTATTCAGTCTCATTCTATTTTGCATGTAAATTCACATGAAGGTCTTATTTATAGTTCATACtataaagaaatttttttttgtcatggTTTAGAGTTACTTGTGTGGCAAATTGCAATGAGAAGAAAAAGTAATACAAGGGCCTATATGGAGCACTACTAAACTGCCATGGATCATCAGTAATTAGTCCCAAATTCAGTCCTTCCCCGGAAAAGTAAAAAGTTTCCGAAGCTATAAAAGAAAATCTGAAGAGGAAAAAGACAAAGGCATCTTCCAAAGTTGAATTCCCGTTCCCTAGCCAACCGGAGCTGAATCATTATAGTCAAATCATTATATACTCCGGCGAACGACCACCTTCACCGGCGGCCGATGGCTTCTACATTATTCTCCCACCTAAAATACTCCGACAGCTTAACGGTGGTCGCAATTTCAATCTTCACCGCCGTAGTCTGCGAAGCTATCTCGTGGCTACTAATCTACCGCACCAGCTCCTACAAGTCTCTCAAATCCACCATAGACAAGGCCTCCAAAAAGCTCGAAACCATGAAAACCCCTAACGGCACCAGTGAACTCACTAAGAAatcaaaaaccaagaaaatcGACCGCGTCGAGACCTCCTTGAAGGAATCCAGCCGCGATTTGTCTCTATTTAAGTTCAAATCCGGCGCTGTCGTCGCGGTCGTTTTATTTATGGTTTTCGGATTGTTGAATACTTTGTTCGAAGGGAAACCCGTTGCGAAATTGCCGTTTGTTCCCTTGCGGATTGTTCAGAAGATGAGTCATCGTGGCTTGTCCGGGGACGACATGACTGATTGTTCGATGGCCTTTTTGTATTTTCTTTGCTCGATTAGTATTAGGACTAACCTTCAGAAGTTCTTAGGTTTTTCGCCGCCACGCGGAGCTGCTGGTGCTGGCCTTTTCCCCATGCCCGATCCCAAAACCAGCTGATTGATCTGATCCATCCGCCAAAAAGCTCCTAGTTTTGGTATTAATTGCCTAGTGTTTTGAGTCTTTAGTTGTcacttttgttttttaatttccTTTCTGTGAAGTCTGAATTTTGAGATCATAATTGGAAGTAGACTGTTAAGTATTTAGTCATTGAATGGAATAGTACTGTTGATCTTTTTTTCCAACTTTATTCTTTCCCGAAACCGGAAAAGTAATGAAGAACTCATTTCTGTATGTTGTTGCAGTTGTCAATTTTTGTGATAATTATTAAATTATTGCTTATCTTTTGTTAGGCCTATTTGAGGTTTGTTAGTTTTTAGAATCTTTGTTCATAACAGAGTGAGCTGTTATTTGTTGGTTTATTCCTGCTTCACATGTCAATCTAAAATCTGTTTGCTCTGTTTGGTTTTGCTGTTTAGGATAAATTATTGATCTTTGCATTCATTAAATTCTGAATTTACAGTATGTTGTGATACGGATGTTTGACAGTCTAAAGACTCTGAGCATAAATTTTGTCGGTAAGACCTCCTTGTAGGATTAATGCTCTTGCCGAAACCTTTTTTTTATTGGGGTCTGAAAAGCACCTTGCCCACATTTGTTGGGAGCAAGCATTCTAACTTGATCTATCATTGTCCTGCTTATTCATAAACCAGTCAATATATTGCTAATTGTGCTTTTTCGGGGGTAGACTTTCTGCTCTAGTAGTTATCAAACATTTAAAGGCCACTTTGAAACAGTTGCTCATCATGACCATGGtatcttgtaaatatttatcgTGTTTAATTCATTAGATCTAGAAGGTGTTGCTTATTGCCCCTTGTAATTGAGTTTTAGCATTGAAAGTTACATGTGTTTATTGTGCAGTCTTTGGATTAGCTGAATTCTAAAGACGGCTGTAGGAAATTCCATCACCTTCTATTTTTTTTGCGGGTAAGAAGTTTTGAAGCTTGCGAGCTTGAATGTTTAAAGACTGAGAATTGAAAGTACAGATCTTTCCAATTGCAGTTTTGGCTACTTATAATATTTCTGTGTGAAGTTGTAAGTATTATATTGCCATGAATAAAGAACAATCATGGCATCAATTTTGAAACAGAGAGTTATATTACAGAGTTAGTTGCAATGGCTAAACTAACTCATCCTAAAGTTGGGTATACCAATTTTTGTTGGTGTCATGAAACAAGCCATTTGGTAGGATTACAAATCTTGCTAAAACGATGTTcataataaagatttgaaaGGTTAAGGTTCATAACAAATTGAAGTTGTTTCATGTCATAATTCGAACAACAATTGAGGTTAACAATGACTCAAGGAAAAGTGAAATGCCTTCAAATAGGAAAATATCAAGACAAAGTGTCTCAGCACAGCATGCCTCATCACACTTGCACATTGTTTTCCTGCTTAATGATGGAAGATGTGTAATAAGTTGTGTTTGAAAACATAAACCAAATCATTCAATTAACTCATCAACAGTCATATGTCCATAATTAAAGTTGGCTTGTACTTTTTATCGCAATAAATGTTTATTACTTATTACTGCTACATTAATTTTGGTCTAACTTAATCTTCGACCTGCATTACTAACTTAGTATTGAGGAAAGACAAAGGGTGGGCTTGTATGAAATAAGTGACTTTCAGTTCTAGGTACCGACAGTCTACCCCCTTCTCTTTCTCGACGCCTCCaaataagaaaaaggatggCTCAGATGCTGTTTGCTCATCTTAGGTACTCAGATAGCCTAGCAGTCATGAAAATCTCACTATTTTCTGCCATATTGTGCGAAGCTTTATCTTGGCTATTAATCTACTGCATCAACCCCCACAAGTCTCTCAAATCTGCAAGTAACAAAGCCTCAAGAAAACTTGATCGTACGAAAAATCACAATAAAAGCAATGAAATCGCCGAGAAATCCAGGATCAGCAAAATAGCCTGTGTTGCAACATCATTTAAAAAATCCATATTTGTACTTGTTCAAATTAAAGCCTGGGTTGATTCTCATCCTGGTTCTCTTAGTCATTTTTAATACACTGAACAATCTACATGAAGGGAAACCTGTGGTTAAGTTGCCACTTTGGCCCTTACAAATTTTTCGCAGGTTGAGTTATAGGGGCCTATCTGGGGACTACACGACACGTTGTGTTCAGTGTTCTTTTTGTGCTTTTTGTGCTCGGTTGCAATTAGGGCTAATATTGAAAAGCTTTTAGGATTCTCGCCACCACATGAAGCTGCAGGTGGCAGGTTGTTTTCATTGCCCTTTCTGAAATCAAACTGATTGGTTTTGTTCACTACCAGTTAGTAAGAACTTCCCTTTCTACTACTTGTATTGTCCTTCTTTTGGAGAAGTTTGAATTAAGATAGCTGACTTAAAGTGATCTCCTGTTCTGATTGAAGAAATTTAATGGATTGGGTGTTTTcaaaaaactttactgtagacgTGTATCTTAAAAATATGTCGCCTGGTTTTTTTTTAAGGTTGTTTTGAAGGCTGTATCAGGTTTGCAGAAAGAATTATCTTTACCGAAAGTGGGAAGCAACCCCCTCCTCAGCCCACCTTTCTGCCTCCCACACTGCTTCCTgccactctctctctccttcacCAGCTCTCTTCTGCCCACTTTTCTCCCCCAACCCGTTACCCTCTCCCCTCCCTTCCTCCCCCTTCCCCTACCAACCCGCCAGCCTCCCCTGTTCCCCAAATCTGCAGCCCCTATCCCCATCCCCACCCCCTCTCCCCTCCTCCCCCTTCCCCCAGCAACCACCAAGGGGGAGTGGACTGCAGGGTTGTGATGGGGGAAGGGGCAATGGGCTGGTTGAGTTGGGGGAGGGGGCTGCATTTTGCATGTCTGTGTGTTTTGGGTACTGTTTCCGGTGTTCCGAGGGGTGTTACTATAGACACGTGTTTAAAATacatgttttgaaaaaaaaagggaatccATAAGCTCCATAAGTTTTTAGTCAGAGGTTCGAACAGTATTTTTATCGTTCATTCTTTTCGTTTCTGCCCAAATTACAATGACTTGCATTTGTATACATCTAGAATTTGCAATGAACTTGCTGGCTTTATTTCTCACTTACAAATATGTGTGCGCGCGTGTACACATGTAGTGCCTGAATTTTGGTTGACTTACACTGAGCAGGGTCTTTTTGACGAATAAAttgaattttttatatattttttatttgcagTTTCTATGATAATCTGTAGCCTTTTGCTTAAGTTAGATGTGCTaggttgatttttgtttttctgtttGTCCTTAATAAAGAACCAGGATGATTTCTTGGTATctatttggtcaaatgaaccaaacaataATTATTCATTTTGTCAACCTTAGACATGTTTCTTCACACTATCAATATGAagcaatccttttttttttttttatgtaactTAAATTCTTGAGAATTACATTAATGACCTTTACTTAGATTTTCTGAACTCTGCAATCTAACATAGGTTTCTCATGAATATTTAACAATGGGGGGTCGGTGATCTTGTTTTTGGAGTCTCATTTTTTGAAACTGAGAAGGCTCGCTCCATTATTTTTGGGCAGTTCACTTTAATTAAGTTTGTTGAATTATAACTGGTGATTGTCTTATCAAACTAATTGGGTGAATTTCCCACACCAAGACTTTTCATAAGTCTTGTGACCTTACTTCGTATCAATTGATGACTTCACCCGGTTTAGGGTTATGCTTCCTAGGTCTTCTTTTTCGTTTTTCTACATAGTATTAGACTTGGTTtctcaatttaaaaaaaataataaaagaaaaatttgctGGTTGGTTGATGTGGAATGGACAGCTACTTAAGGGCTCGAGCCAGGACTTTTGAGCCTGTGGAATTGTGATGTGATAATCAAGCAGCTATATTGCATTACTTTGTGTTCCATAAGTGTATTAGACATTTTGAAGTAGATATTCATTTTGTAAGGGAAAAACTTCAAGTTTTATTATTTCTCCTGGTCATGTTAAAACCGCAGAACACCTAGCTGATCTCCAATTACTATCAGATGAAGTCTGGAAAGTTTGGCTTATACTATCTTTGCATGGTTTTTACAATGTTAGAGGGCAAGGAATATAGAAATGTTGTCTAAGTTAAGGTAGTAGTATTGCTGTTCTCTGTAATGAACTCCTTTTGGCTTTTGGTGTTCCACATTATGGCTCTAACTTTTGGCCCTTGTGAGTTTGGGATCTCTATCATGCATTGTTTTTTATGCTAATGCAAAAGGAAGATTCTCAAAAAATCGGAATGTAGGAGCACTTCTGGTTTTCAATGTGGAtggttttgaaaatttgagaaCTTGATGTTAAAGTAAGTGGATGACTGAGAGAGAACCTGTTGGTTCACTATTTTACCAATATATCTTGTGTCTTTATAGCCACTAGGTATGTGTTGTGACTTAACTCTAATCAAGAGCTAATGAAGATTTAAATATATGTTTGATGTCATATGACGTTTGATTCTGTCTCAGTTGGGAAGGAAAGACACCACCAACCATATGTAGGTCGGTGATGTAATATCCTGATGGTGTCATAAAGTGAGTCTGAACTCTGAATCAAAAAGTACTAATCCTACTGTATCAACTATTGATCAGGTAACCTGTGCCTATACGTAATCTTCAGGAGTATTAGTGTTTGCTTGGCTTTCCATGTTCACAAAATATTTAGTGCATTTTAGTTGTATTGGAACAGATATAATGTCACTGCCTAATGGAGCCTTTATTACAATTCTGGCATGCTTTGTTTAACTTTTTAACCTGCCAGAACTCTCAACCTTTCGCATCTTTTTCATAGTTTTTGGTCACATGTCAACCTGCAGAGGTAGGATTTGAAGGCCATCTAGTTTGTTTTGCTGGTCTTAGGATATAATCCTCGGTCAGCCATTAttggcttgctttgtaagcttATAGTTATGATGAGTCCTTGAATCTCTAATGATAGCTGATTGGCCTCTTTTGATTTCCTAATTTCTTGATACTCTGTAAGTTTTGCATACcttcaaatttttgaaaagctTCTTTAGCGTTATAGTTGTCTGACTTATACAGGTCTTTAATCCTCAGTTTACGACTGTTATGAAAAAAATACCATACTCTTGAGATGTTTGGCCTTATCGGTGCCAATGGCTCCTCCTTTTACATTACCAGGATTCATCACTTGTTAGCTACAAATCTGCTTTTGTAAATTCGTAATTAGTAGTAGAAGAGCATTTCACTTTGTCAACaggtatcttgggaggaaaacatctagtcacactattatgagtgaccaactagtatttataggagtacaaacctaacagactatttacaagaatacccttactaatttattatctataagaatactaatattctcctaacactccccctcaagttggagcatatatatcataagcacccaacttgttacaaatatatttcaccctAGAGCCCCCTAAACTCTTAGTAAATACATCAGCCAATTGATCTACAgacggtacatgagatgtcttgatgaccccgtcaagcaatttctctcgaatgaaatgacaatcaacttcaatatgttttgtcctttcatgaaacactggattagacgcaatatgaacagccgcctgattatcacacactaaattcataggctgttTATGTTCAAACCCAAGTTCCAGTAACATGCTCTTCACccaaaccaactcacacacagtgtgagccatagcgcggtattcagattctgcacttgatctggatacaactgtttgcttcttactcttccacgacactaaattaccaccaacaaacacacaatatcctgtagtcgatcttcgatctgaggcagaaccagcccaatctgcatcactatatccttcaatatcattgtgtccatgattttgatacagcaacccttttccaggagcatttttaagatacctgagaatccgtataacagcatcccaatgactagtacgaggggtatcaagaaattgactcacaacactcactgcaaacgaaatgtcaggtctcgttacagtgagataatttaatttacccacaagtcttcgatattgcttaggatcatcaagtaatgcaccttgatctcctgctaatttcacattgggatccataggagtatccacaggtcggcaacctaacatcccaacttcactcaacatatcgagtacatattttctttgacataaataaatcccatatttagaccgagctacctcaatacccagaaaatactgtagatgacctaaatcctttgtctgaaagtttgcctgcagattggatttaagtttctgaatccccacaacatcatcacctgtaatcacaatgtcatccacataaacaactaataaaattttaccagcatTAGAATGCCGATAAAATACAGAGTGATCTACTCCACATCTTGTCAGACCGAACTCCATGACAACACTACTAAACCGATTCACAAGACATACTTTGCTTGATAAAATACGGAGtggattcaaagaaagtaacatcagcacaagtaaaaaatcgatttaaaactggactgtaacatctataccctttttgcgctcgtgtatatcctaagaaaatacacttaatagcacgagaatctaatttatccaccccgggagcaagctgatgaacaaagcacacacatccaaaaatacgaggaggcaatttaaacacagattcatgaggaaaaagaatggagtgaggtaattgacctccaagaatattagatggcatgcgattaattaaataacatgcagttagaattgcatcactccaaaattgtttgggcacattcatgtgcaacaatagtgttcgagcaatttcgattaaatgcccaatttttctttcagcaactccattctgttgtggagtgtgaggacaagaggactgatgaataataccagacttagtcataaaggttttaaaaggagtggaaaaatattctttcgcattatcactgcgaagtatacgtacaggcacaccaaattgattctttatttctgtaacaaatgcacaaaaaatggaatataattctgaacgatctttcattaaataaagccatgtaactctggaaaaatcatcaacaaagactacaaaatatttaaaacctaactttgaagtgactcgactaggaccccaaacatcagaatgaactaacaaaaaaggttcagaaacccgtttattgactctaggagcaaaagaaacacgatgatgctttcctaactgacaagactcacattctaacgaagataattgattcaaagtaggaaccaactttttcaaattttgtaaagacGGATGACCtaaacgacagtgaatttcaagaggagaaacagtagcAGGACATGCTATCGGACCATTGaagttgagaaaataaagaccattatgctcatgccctccaccaatcatcctctttgtcttcaaatcctgaatgacaacagaatcaggagaaaaagtaactgtacactgtagaaatttagtgagcttactaacagacattagattaaatggcaaattgggtacgtaaagaacagaagacagcggaagtgatggattaatttctacagtgcctagtcctttaactttagtAGTAGATCCATCAGCTAAAGTAACATGAGGAAAGGGAGTTgactcttgaaaattagaaaaaattttagaggtacctgacatatgatcagtagccCCGGAATCAATAATCCATGGGTcattacctttttgtgctaaagaagcaGAGGGAAGAGATGCGTGATTTGTAGCTTGGTACtgtaggaatttaacataatcttccTCAGATATAGTAACAGTTTTCTGGGACCCATGTGTTGAAGAACTTGATTCAACTTGGTCAGTGATAACCGTATTAACAAACCTTTCAACCATAGCGAATAGCACGTCAAACGAAAGAACGGGTCAAAACTTGAGACAAACGCGTGAACAGTAACGGCATGAACAGTACTACGTGAACAGTATCGGCGTGAACAGTGCCGTGAACAGTATACGTGAACAGTGCCGCTATGAACAGTGCGGCGTGAACAGTGATTTGCTAGATGTTTTACCCTAACCCTAGGacttttgctctgataccatgtcaacaggtatcttgggaggaaaacatctagtcacactattatgagtgaccaactagtatttataggagtacaaacctaacagactatttacaagaatacccttactaatttattatctataaGAATACTAATATTCTCCTAACACACTTGATTTACAGTTACTGGGTGTATCACTACATCTTTGCCCGAGGCAATGGGCTAGGATAGTCCAATTAGAAGGTGGACAGTTGAGTGAGTAGGATTCAGTGGTTAAAGGTACAAATCTAGCTAAATGGCTAGCAAATAGGTTAAGCTTCAGATGCCTAGATGGTATCAAGAGTGTGATGCTGTTTAATCATAAGCAAGGATCTCAAAGCTTTTGATACAAGGATTTTCCAtgaaactatatatatatgagtaCCAATTTTGTTCTGTTCTGTGATTGTCAAATGCTAGCTTTTAAATTTTGGAGGGGTAAAGGGGCCTTGCTGGATATGGGTTTACATTGTTGACGGGGATGATAAGTAAAGGGGCCTTGCTGGATATGAGGATGCAGAATGTAAGAAGAAGCAGGGGTTTTCAAACTTTTCTCCGGGACTATTGTTATTATTTGTAGTTTTAGCATATATTTAGTTTATTGGTGGTGCATGCAGAGAGTTCTGTAGGATCACGACCACCAATATTGTGCTGGCGACctaagaaaaaatgcatctGCTGTCTGAGTTATGCACAAGCATGCATCCTGCTACACGTACACATTATCAAAATTGGCACATAATTTTAGATGCtctgggaaaagaaagaaagaagatatCCTTTTGCTTTGGATATATTTTGCAGGAATTTTATCTGTTGTGACAAAAGCCTGCGTTAAACTAATATAGGCATACTATTGTTGATCCAATGTCAGTCATGAATTGAACAGAATAATTAGAAGCATAAGCATTCATCATCAATGTGTCTTTTTCCCACTTTGTATTCAGGTCTTGACTGATTGAGTAGAAAGTGGGAACTTTTCTTCTGTTTATAAAAATGCCATTTGTA
The Coffea arabica cultivar ET-39 chromosome 6c, Coffea Arabica ET-39 HiFi, whole genome shotgun sequence genome window above contains:
- the LOC113691790 gene encoding uncharacterized protein is translated as MASTLFSHLKYSDSLTVVAISIFTAVVCEAISWLLIYRTSSYKSLKSTIDKASKKLETMKTPNGTSELTKKSKTKKIDRVETSLKESSRDLSLFKFKSGAVVAVVLFMVFGLLNTLFEGKPVAKLPFVPLRIVQKMSHRGLSGDDMTDCSMAFLYFLCSISIRTNLQKFLGFSPPRGAAGAGLFPMPDPKTS